A genome region from Etheostoma cragini isolate CJK2018 chromosome 4, CSU_Ecrag_1.0, whole genome shotgun sequence includes the following:
- the ncoa5 gene encoding nuclear receptor coactivator 5 isoform X4: MSRRRSRSASPGRFSRTCSSNDPREMERRIFVGNLPTSDMEKKDLEDLFSPYGKIVGVSMFRGFGFVQFERVEEAEAAKSAQKGRIYKGYKIDVNMAVERRQAKLQSQQSPPRRAPYGSYGDSKEPRPRSRSPVYGRESRDGREPRESRDGRESRDSRDGRDPGRESRPGGHSRDHDYRYRSSESRDKDPRGPEPRGPEPRGPESRDPAYSRDDYDRYYRSGSGAEDFYRRKDEPFRDPYRDPWNGRREPEVASNLSSTVDDRARPEERRRNELYRQYYEELQRRYDTDRPVDCSVIVVNKAQNREYAETVGRKVRDLGMVVDLIFLNTEVSLTQALEDVGRARTPFAIIITQQHQVHRSCTVNILCGTPQEHRNMPMQDAMMLVAHNYDTYKVENREKEREEIARKAAKMADSVLLREPDRESHPVSVLTAITLLSENRFVTPEEMDGLIAYLTDKRTRLLRSAADPLAATVHAAAPAAGHLDVPPSAAGLPPASHSTRPPAQTGHLGLSAAPGASANPSHQQELQAKILSLFNSGSGVSGGTGGPATASQPQAYSSLGPPLSQNPARPPMPGPPAVGSQGYGAPPGHMQVPLGVQRPPTSASGINFDNPSVQKALDTLIQSGGPSLNHLVGPAASQQQPPRSAPGMGQIPPMSMYPRHY, encoded by the exons ATGTCTCGCCGAAGAAGCCGCAGCGCATCACCAGGGCGTTTTTCTCGCACTTGCAGCAGTAATGATCCCAGAGAAATGGAGAGACGAATTTTTGTTGGGAATTTGCCGACCTCGGACATGGAAAAGAAGGATTTGGAAGACCTGTTCAGCCCATATGGGAAGATAGTCG GCGTGTCCATGTTTCGTGGGTTTGGATTTGTACAATTTGAACGTGTTGAGGAAGCCGAAGCTGCAAAGTCTGCCCAAAAGGGTCGAATATATAAAGGTTATAAAATAG atGTAAATATGGCAGTGGAGCGACGGCAAGCTAAACTTCAATCCCAGCAGAGCCCTCCACGAAG GGCCCCTTATGGCAGTTATGGGGACAGCAAAGAACCCCGACCTCGGTCACGCTCACCGGTTTATGGACGGGAGAGCCGTGATGGGCGGGAGCCTCGGGAGAGCCGCGATGGGCGGGAGTCTCGGGACAGCCGTGACGGGAGGGACCCGGGCAGAGAGTCGAGGCCAGGGGGCCACTCTCGTGACCATGACTACCGGTACCGTAGCTCAGAGAGCAGAGACAAAGACCCCAGAGGCCCAGAACCCAGAGGCCCAGAACCTCGAGGCCCAGAGTCACGTGATCCTGCATACAG CAGAGATGACTATGACCGATACTACCGCAGTGGCAGTGGTGCAGAAGACTTTTACCGGAGGAAAGATGAACCCTTCAGGGACCCTTACCGAGATCCCTGGAACGGACGCCGTGAGCCGGAGG TCGCCTCCAACCTCTCCTCAACAGTAGATGACCGTGCTCGACCAGAAGAGCGCCGGCGTAACGAGTTGTATCGACAGTACTACGAAGAACTCCAGCGGCGCTACGACACCGACCGTCCGGTCGACTGCTCTGTGATTGTCGTCAACAAGGCGCAAAA TAGGGAGTATGCTGAGACGGTCGGGCGGAAAGTCCGCGATTTGGGCATGGTGGTGGATCTGATCTTCCTCAACACAGAAGTCTCGCTCACCCAGGCACTGGAGGATGTAGGCCGAGCTCGCACTCCCTTTGCCATCATCATTACCCAGCAGCACCAGGTCCACCGGTCCTGCACTGTCAACATCCTGTGTGGCACACCGCAAG AGCATCGCAACATGCCGATGCAGGATGCCATGATGCTGGTTGCCCACAATTACGACACGTACAAAGTTGAAAACCGCGAGAAAGAACGCGAGGAGATTGCCAGAAAGGCTGCCAAGATGGCGGACAGCGTATTACTCCGGGAGCCCGACAGAGAGAGCCACCCTGTTTCTGTGCTCACCGCCATCACACTACTGTCTGAAAACAG ATTTGTAACGCCAGAGGAGATGGACGGTCTCATCGCCTACCTGACGGACAAGAGAACCCGGCTGCTGCGAAGCGCTGCAGACCCTCTGGCAG CTACAGTCCATGCTGCGGCTCCTGCAGCAGGACACCTGGACGTTCCGCCCTCAGCCGCAGGACTGCCGCCTGCATCCCATTCTACTCGCCCCCCCGCACAGACCGGCCACCTCGGCCTATCGGCTGCTCCGGGCGCCTCGGCGAACCCCAGCCATCAGCAGGAGCTGCAGGCTAAAATCCTCAGCCTGTTCAACAGCGGCAGCGGGGTGTCAGGAGGCACCGGCGGCCCGGCCACCGCCTCCCAGCCGCAGGCCTACAGCTCCCTTGGCCCCCCCCTGTCCCAGAACCCGGCCCGCCCACCCATGCCTGGTCCTCCTGCAGTTGGATCCCAGGGTTATGGCGCCCCACCTGGCCACATGCAAGTCCCACTCGGTGTTCAAAGACCCCCCACCTCAGCTTCAGGTATCAATTTTGACAACCCGAGCGTACAGAAAGCGCTGGACACCCTCATTCAGAGCGGCGGACCGTCCCTCAACCACCTGGTGGGCCCTGCTGCCTCACAGCAGCAACCCCCAAGGTCTGCACCCGGCATGGGCCAGATCCCGCCCATGTCCATGTATCCCCGACATTACTGA
- the ncoa5 gene encoding nuclear receptor coactivator 5 isoform X1: MSRRRSRSASPGRFSRTCSSNDPREMERRIFVGNLPTSDMEKKDLEDLFSPYGKIVGVSMFRGFGFVQFERVEEAEAAKSAQKGRIYKGYKIDVNMAVERRQAKLQSQQSPPRRAPYGSYGDSKEPRPRSRSPVYGRESRDGREPRESRDGRESRDSRDGRDPGRESRPGGHSRDHDYRYRSSESRDKDPRGPEPRGPEPRGPESRDPAYSRDDYDRYYRSGSGAEDFYRRKDEPFRDPYRDPWNGRREPEVASNLSSTVDDRARPEERRRNELYRQYYEELQRRYDTDRPVDCSVIVVNKAQNVYLCSENNCREYAETVGRKVRDLGMVVDLIFLNTEVSLTQALEDVGRARTPFAIIITQQHQVHRSCTVNILCGTPQEHRNMPMQDAMMLVAHNYDTYKVENREKEREEIARKAAKMADSVLLREPDRESHPVSVLTAITLLSENRFVTPEEMDGLIAYLTDKRTRLLRSAADPLAATVHAAAPAAGHLDVPPSAAGLPPASHSTRPPAQTGHLGLSAAPGASANPSHQQELQAKILSLFNSGSGVSGGTGGPATASQPQAYSSLGPPLSQNPARPPMPGPPAVGSQGYGAPPGHMQVPLGVQRPPTSASGINFDNPSVQKALDTLIQSGGPSLNHLVGPAASQQQPPRSAPGMGQIPPMSMYPRHY; the protein is encoded by the exons ATGTCTCGCCGAAGAAGCCGCAGCGCATCACCAGGGCGTTTTTCTCGCACTTGCAGCAGTAATGATCCCAGAGAAATGGAGAGACGAATTTTTGTTGGGAATTTGCCGACCTCGGACATGGAAAAGAAGGATTTGGAAGACCTGTTCAGCCCATATGGGAAGATAGTCG GCGTGTCCATGTTTCGTGGGTTTGGATTTGTACAATTTGAACGTGTTGAGGAAGCCGAAGCTGCAAAGTCTGCCCAAAAGGGTCGAATATATAAAGGTTATAAAATAG atGTAAATATGGCAGTGGAGCGACGGCAAGCTAAACTTCAATCCCAGCAGAGCCCTCCACGAAG GGCCCCTTATGGCAGTTATGGGGACAGCAAAGAACCCCGACCTCGGTCACGCTCACCGGTTTATGGACGGGAGAGCCGTGATGGGCGGGAGCCTCGGGAGAGCCGCGATGGGCGGGAGTCTCGGGACAGCCGTGACGGGAGGGACCCGGGCAGAGAGTCGAGGCCAGGGGGCCACTCTCGTGACCATGACTACCGGTACCGTAGCTCAGAGAGCAGAGACAAAGACCCCAGAGGCCCAGAACCCAGAGGCCCAGAACCTCGAGGCCCAGAGTCACGTGATCCTGCATACAG CAGAGATGACTATGACCGATACTACCGCAGTGGCAGTGGTGCAGAAGACTTTTACCGGAGGAAAGATGAACCCTTCAGGGACCCTTACCGAGATCCCTGGAACGGACGCCGTGAGCCGGAGG TCGCCTCCAACCTCTCCTCAACAGTAGATGACCGTGCTCGACCAGAAGAGCGCCGGCGTAACGAGTTGTATCGACAGTACTACGAAGAACTCCAGCGGCGCTACGACACCGACCGTCCGGTCGACTGCTCTGTGATTGTCGTCAACAAGGCGCAAAA tgtgtaCTTGTGCTCCGAAAACAACTGTAGGGAGTATGCTGAGACGGTCGGGCGGAAAGTCCGCGATTTGGGCATGGTGGTGGATCTGATCTTCCTCAACACAGAAGTCTCGCTCACCCAGGCACTGGAGGATGTAGGCCGAGCTCGCACTCCCTTTGCCATCATCATTACCCAGCAGCACCAGGTCCACCGGTCCTGCACTGTCAACATCCTGTGTGGCACACCGCAAG AGCATCGCAACATGCCGATGCAGGATGCCATGATGCTGGTTGCCCACAATTACGACACGTACAAAGTTGAAAACCGCGAGAAAGAACGCGAGGAGATTGCCAGAAAGGCTGCCAAGATGGCGGACAGCGTATTACTCCGGGAGCCCGACAGAGAGAGCCACCCTGTTTCTGTGCTCACCGCCATCACACTACTGTCTGAAAACAG ATTTGTAACGCCAGAGGAGATGGACGGTCTCATCGCCTACCTGACGGACAAGAGAACCCGGCTGCTGCGAAGCGCTGCAGACCCTCTGGCAG CTACAGTCCATGCTGCGGCTCCTGCAGCAGGACACCTGGACGTTCCGCCCTCAGCCGCAGGACTGCCGCCTGCATCCCATTCTACTCGCCCCCCCGCACAGACCGGCCACCTCGGCCTATCGGCTGCTCCGGGCGCCTCGGCGAACCCCAGCCATCAGCAGGAGCTGCAGGCTAAAATCCTCAGCCTGTTCAACAGCGGCAGCGGGGTGTCAGGAGGCACCGGCGGCCCGGCCACCGCCTCCCAGCCGCAGGCCTACAGCTCCCTTGGCCCCCCCCTGTCCCAGAACCCGGCCCGCCCACCCATGCCTGGTCCTCCTGCAGTTGGATCCCAGGGTTATGGCGCCCCACCTGGCCACATGCAAGTCCCACTCGGTGTTCAAAGACCCCCCACCTCAGCTTCAGGTATCAATTTTGACAACCCGAGCGTACAGAAAGCGCTGGACACCCTCATTCAGAGCGGCGGACCGTCCCTCAACCACCTGGTGGGCCCTGCTGCCTCACAGCAGCAACCCCCAAGGTCTGCACCCGGCATGGGCCAGATCCCGCCCATGTCCATGTATCCCCGACATTACTGA
- the ncoa5 gene encoding nuclear receptor coactivator 5 isoform X7, which produces MSRRRSRSASPGRFSRTCSSNDPREMERRIFVGNLPTSDMEKKDLEDLFSPYGKIVGVSMFRGFGFVQFERVEEAEAAKSAQKGRIYKGYKIDVNMAVERRQAKLQSQQSPPRRAPYGSYGDSKEPRPRSRSPVYGRESRDGREPRESRDGRESRDSRDGRDPGRESRPGGHSRDHDYRYRSSESRDKDPRGPEPRGPEPRGPESRDPAYSRDDYDRYYRSGSGAEDFYRRKDEPFRDPYRDPWNGRREPEVASNLSSTVDDRARPEERRRNELYRQYYEELQRRYDTDRPVDCSVIVVNKAQKEYAETVGRKVRDLGMVVDLIFLNTEVSLTQALEDVGRARTPFAIIITQQHQVHRSCTVNILCGTPQEHRNMPMQDAMMLVAHNYDTYKVENREKEREEIARKAAKMADSVLLREPDRESHPVSVLTAITLLSENRFVTPEEMDGLIAYLTDKRTRLLRSAADPLAATVHAAAPAAGHLDVPPSAAGLPPASHSTRPPAQTGHLGLSAAPGASANPSHQQELQAKILSLFNSGSGVSGGTGGPATASQPQAYSSLGPPLSQNPARPPMPGPPAVGSQGYGAPPGHMQVPLGVQRPPTSASGINFDNPSVQKALDTLIQSGGPSLNHLVGPAASQQQPPRSAPGMGQIPPMSMYPRHY; this is translated from the exons ATGTCTCGCCGAAGAAGCCGCAGCGCATCACCAGGGCGTTTTTCTCGCACTTGCAGCAGTAATGATCCCAGAGAAATGGAGAGACGAATTTTTGTTGGGAATTTGCCGACCTCGGACATGGAAAAGAAGGATTTGGAAGACCTGTTCAGCCCATATGGGAAGATAGTCG GCGTGTCCATGTTTCGTGGGTTTGGATTTGTACAATTTGAACGTGTTGAGGAAGCCGAAGCTGCAAAGTCTGCCCAAAAGGGTCGAATATATAAAGGTTATAAAATAG atGTAAATATGGCAGTGGAGCGACGGCAAGCTAAACTTCAATCCCAGCAGAGCCCTCCACGAAG GGCCCCTTATGGCAGTTATGGGGACAGCAAAGAACCCCGACCTCGGTCACGCTCACCGGTTTATGGACGGGAGAGCCGTGATGGGCGGGAGCCTCGGGAGAGCCGCGATGGGCGGGAGTCTCGGGACAGCCGTGACGGGAGGGACCCGGGCAGAGAGTCGAGGCCAGGGGGCCACTCTCGTGACCATGACTACCGGTACCGTAGCTCAGAGAGCAGAGACAAAGACCCCAGAGGCCCAGAACCCAGAGGCCCAGAACCTCGAGGCCCAGAGTCACGTGATCCTGCATACAG CAGAGATGACTATGACCGATACTACCGCAGTGGCAGTGGTGCAGAAGACTTTTACCGGAGGAAAGATGAACCCTTCAGGGACCCTTACCGAGATCCCTGGAACGGACGCCGTGAGCCGGAGG TCGCCTCCAACCTCTCCTCAACAGTAGATGACCGTGCTCGACCAGAAGAGCGCCGGCGTAACGAGTTGTATCGACAGTACTACGAAGAACTCCAGCGGCGCTACGACACCGACCGTCCGGTCGACTGCTCTGTGATTGTCGTCAACAAGGCGCAAAA GGAGTATGCTGAGACGGTCGGGCGGAAAGTCCGCGATTTGGGCATGGTGGTGGATCTGATCTTCCTCAACACAGAAGTCTCGCTCACCCAGGCACTGGAGGATGTAGGCCGAGCTCGCACTCCCTTTGCCATCATCATTACCCAGCAGCACCAGGTCCACCGGTCCTGCACTGTCAACATCCTGTGTGGCACACCGCAAG AGCATCGCAACATGCCGATGCAGGATGCCATGATGCTGGTTGCCCACAATTACGACACGTACAAAGTTGAAAACCGCGAGAAAGAACGCGAGGAGATTGCCAGAAAGGCTGCCAAGATGGCGGACAGCGTATTACTCCGGGAGCCCGACAGAGAGAGCCACCCTGTTTCTGTGCTCACCGCCATCACACTACTGTCTGAAAACAG ATTTGTAACGCCAGAGGAGATGGACGGTCTCATCGCCTACCTGACGGACAAGAGAACCCGGCTGCTGCGAAGCGCTGCAGACCCTCTGGCAG CTACAGTCCATGCTGCGGCTCCTGCAGCAGGACACCTGGACGTTCCGCCCTCAGCCGCAGGACTGCCGCCTGCATCCCATTCTACTCGCCCCCCCGCACAGACCGGCCACCTCGGCCTATCGGCTGCTCCGGGCGCCTCGGCGAACCCCAGCCATCAGCAGGAGCTGCAGGCTAAAATCCTCAGCCTGTTCAACAGCGGCAGCGGGGTGTCAGGAGGCACCGGCGGCCCGGCCACCGCCTCCCAGCCGCAGGCCTACAGCTCCCTTGGCCCCCCCCTGTCCCAGAACCCGGCCCGCCCACCCATGCCTGGTCCTCCTGCAGTTGGATCCCAGGGTTATGGCGCCCCACCTGGCCACATGCAAGTCCCACTCGGTGTTCAAAGACCCCCCACCTCAGCTTCAGGTATCAATTTTGACAACCCGAGCGTACAGAAAGCGCTGGACACCCTCATTCAGAGCGGCGGACCGTCCCTCAACCACCTGGTGGGCCCTGCTGCCTCACAGCAGCAACCCCCAAGGTCTGCACCCGGCATGGGCCAGATCCCGCCCATGTCCATGTATCCCCGACATTACTGA
- the ncoa5 gene encoding nuclear receptor coactivator 5 isoform X5, which translates to MSRRRSRSASPGRFSRTCSSNDPREMERRIFVGNLPTSDMEKKDLEDLFSPYGKIVGVSMFRGFGFVQFERVEEAEAAKSAQKGRIYKGYKIDVNMAVERRQAKLQSQQSPPRRAPYGSYGDSKEPRPRSRSPVYGRESRDGREPRESRDGRESRDSRDGRDPGRESRPGGHSRDHDYRYRSSESRDKDPRGPEPRGPEPRGPESRDPAYSRDDYDRYYRSGSGAEDFYRRKDEPFRDPYRDPWNGRREPEDDRARPEERRRNELYRQYYEELQRRYDTDRPVDCSVIVVNKAQNVYLCSENNCREYAETVGRKVRDLGMVVDLIFLNTEVSLTQALEDVGRARTPFAIIITQQHQVHRSCTVNILCGTPQEHRNMPMQDAMMLVAHNYDTYKVENREKEREEIARKAAKMADSVLLREPDRESHPVSVLTAITLLSENRFVTPEEMDGLIAYLTDKRTRLLRSAADPLAATVHAAAPAAGHLDVPPSAAGLPPASHSTRPPAQTGHLGLSAAPGASANPSHQQELQAKILSLFNSGSGVSGGTGGPATASQPQAYSSLGPPLSQNPARPPMPGPPAVGSQGYGAPPGHMQVPLGVQRPPTSASGINFDNPSVQKALDTLIQSGGPSLNHLVGPAASQQQPPRSAPGMGQIPPMSMYPRHY; encoded by the exons ATGTCTCGCCGAAGAAGCCGCAGCGCATCACCAGGGCGTTTTTCTCGCACTTGCAGCAGTAATGATCCCAGAGAAATGGAGAGACGAATTTTTGTTGGGAATTTGCCGACCTCGGACATGGAAAAGAAGGATTTGGAAGACCTGTTCAGCCCATATGGGAAGATAGTCG GCGTGTCCATGTTTCGTGGGTTTGGATTTGTACAATTTGAACGTGTTGAGGAAGCCGAAGCTGCAAAGTCTGCCCAAAAGGGTCGAATATATAAAGGTTATAAAATAG atGTAAATATGGCAGTGGAGCGACGGCAAGCTAAACTTCAATCCCAGCAGAGCCCTCCACGAAG GGCCCCTTATGGCAGTTATGGGGACAGCAAAGAACCCCGACCTCGGTCACGCTCACCGGTTTATGGACGGGAGAGCCGTGATGGGCGGGAGCCTCGGGAGAGCCGCGATGGGCGGGAGTCTCGGGACAGCCGTGACGGGAGGGACCCGGGCAGAGAGTCGAGGCCAGGGGGCCACTCTCGTGACCATGACTACCGGTACCGTAGCTCAGAGAGCAGAGACAAAGACCCCAGAGGCCCAGAACCCAGAGGCCCAGAACCTCGAGGCCCAGAGTCACGTGATCCTGCATACAG CAGAGATGACTATGACCGATACTACCGCAGTGGCAGTGGTGCAGAAGACTTTTACCGGAGGAAAGATGAACCCTTCAGGGACCCTTACCGAGATCCCTGGAACGGACGCCGTGAGCCGGAGG ATGACCGTGCTCGACCAGAAGAGCGCCGGCGTAACGAGTTGTATCGACAGTACTACGAAGAACTCCAGCGGCGCTACGACACCGACCGTCCGGTCGACTGCTCTGTGATTGTCGTCAACAAGGCGCAAAA tgtgtaCTTGTGCTCCGAAAACAACTGTAGGGAGTATGCTGAGACGGTCGGGCGGAAAGTCCGCGATTTGGGCATGGTGGTGGATCTGATCTTCCTCAACACAGAAGTCTCGCTCACCCAGGCACTGGAGGATGTAGGCCGAGCTCGCACTCCCTTTGCCATCATCATTACCCAGCAGCACCAGGTCCACCGGTCCTGCACTGTCAACATCCTGTGTGGCACACCGCAAG AGCATCGCAACATGCCGATGCAGGATGCCATGATGCTGGTTGCCCACAATTACGACACGTACAAAGTTGAAAACCGCGAGAAAGAACGCGAGGAGATTGCCAGAAAGGCTGCCAAGATGGCGGACAGCGTATTACTCCGGGAGCCCGACAGAGAGAGCCACCCTGTTTCTGTGCTCACCGCCATCACACTACTGTCTGAAAACAG ATTTGTAACGCCAGAGGAGATGGACGGTCTCATCGCCTACCTGACGGACAAGAGAACCCGGCTGCTGCGAAGCGCTGCAGACCCTCTGGCAG CTACAGTCCATGCTGCGGCTCCTGCAGCAGGACACCTGGACGTTCCGCCCTCAGCCGCAGGACTGCCGCCTGCATCCCATTCTACTCGCCCCCCCGCACAGACCGGCCACCTCGGCCTATCGGCTGCTCCGGGCGCCTCGGCGAACCCCAGCCATCAGCAGGAGCTGCAGGCTAAAATCCTCAGCCTGTTCAACAGCGGCAGCGGGGTGTCAGGAGGCACCGGCGGCCCGGCCACCGCCTCCCAGCCGCAGGCCTACAGCTCCCTTGGCCCCCCCCTGTCCCAGAACCCGGCCCGCCCACCCATGCCTGGTCCTCCTGCAGTTGGATCCCAGGGTTATGGCGCCCCACCTGGCCACATGCAAGTCCCACTCGGTGTTCAAAGACCCCCCACCTCAGCTTCAGGTATCAATTTTGACAACCCGAGCGTACAGAAAGCGCTGGACACCCTCATTCAGAGCGGCGGACCGTCCCTCAACCACCTGGTGGGCCCTGCTGCCTCACAGCAGCAACCCCCAAGGTCTGCACCCGGCATGGGCCAGATCCCGCCCATGTCCATGTATCCCCGACATTACTGA
- the ncoa5 gene encoding nuclear receptor coactivator 5 isoform X6 gives MSRRRSRSASPGRFSRTCSSNDPREMERRIFVGNLPTSDMEKKDLEDLFSPYGKIVGVSMFRGFGFVQFERVEEAEAAKSAQKGRIYKGYKIDVNMAVERRQAKLQSQQSPPRRAPYGSYGDSKEPRPRSRSPVYGRESRDGREPRESRDGRESRDSRDGRDPGRESRPGGHSRDHDYRYRSSESRDKDPRGPEPRGPEPRGPESRDPAYRDDYDRYYRSGSGAEDFYRRKDEPFRDPYRDPWNGRREPEVDDRARPEERRRNELYRQYYEELQRRYDTDRPVDCSVIVVNKAQNVYLCSENNCREYAETVGRKVRDLGMVVDLIFLNTEVSLTQALEDVGRARTPFAIIITQQHQVHRSCTVNILCGTPQEHRNMPMQDAMMLVAHNYDTYKVENREKEREEIARKAAKMADSVLLREPDRESHPVSVLTAITLLSENRFVTPEEMDGLIAYLTDKRTRLLRSAADPLAATVHAAAPAAGHLDVPPSAAGLPPASHSTRPPAQTGHLGLSAAPGASANPSHQQELQAKILSLFNSGSGVSGGTGGPATASQPQAYSSLGPPLSQNPARPPMPGPPAVGSQGYGAPPGHMQVPLGVQRPPTSASGINFDNPSVQKALDTLIQSGGPSLNHLVGPAASQQQPPRSAPGMGQIPPMSMYPRHY, from the exons ATGTCTCGCCGAAGAAGCCGCAGCGCATCACCAGGGCGTTTTTCTCGCACTTGCAGCAGTAATGATCCCAGAGAAATGGAGAGACGAATTTTTGTTGGGAATTTGCCGACCTCGGACATGGAAAAGAAGGATTTGGAAGACCTGTTCAGCCCATATGGGAAGATAGTCG GCGTGTCCATGTTTCGTGGGTTTGGATTTGTACAATTTGAACGTGTTGAGGAAGCCGAAGCTGCAAAGTCTGCCCAAAAGGGTCGAATATATAAAGGTTATAAAATAG atGTAAATATGGCAGTGGAGCGACGGCAAGCTAAACTTCAATCCCAGCAGAGCCCTCCACGAAG GGCCCCTTATGGCAGTTATGGGGACAGCAAAGAACCCCGACCTCGGTCACGCTCACCGGTTTATGGACGGGAGAGCCGTGATGGGCGGGAGCCTCGGGAGAGCCGCGATGGGCGGGAGTCTCGGGACAGCCGTGACGGGAGGGACCCGGGCAGAGAGTCGAGGCCAGGGGGCCACTCTCGTGACCATGACTACCGGTACCGTAGCTCAGAGAGCAGAGACAAAGACCCCAGAGGCCCAGAACCCAGAGGCCCAGAACCTCGAGGCCCAGAGTCACGTGATCCTGCATACAG AGATGACTATGACCGATACTACCGCAGTGGCAGTGGTGCAGAAGACTTTTACCGGAGGAAAGATGAACCCTTCAGGGACCCTTACCGAGATCCCTGGAACGGACGCCGTGAGCCGGAGG TAGATGACCGTGCTCGACCAGAAGAGCGCCGGCGTAACGAGTTGTATCGACAGTACTACGAAGAACTCCAGCGGCGCTACGACACCGACCGTCCGGTCGACTGCTCTGTGATTGTCGTCAACAAGGCGCAAAA tgtgtaCTTGTGCTCCGAAAACAACTGTAGGGAGTATGCTGAGACGGTCGGGCGGAAAGTCCGCGATTTGGGCATGGTGGTGGATCTGATCTTCCTCAACACAGAAGTCTCGCTCACCCAGGCACTGGAGGATGTAGGCCGAGCTCGCACTCCCTTTGCCATCATCATTACCCAGCAGCACCAGGTCCACCGGTCCTGCACTGTCAACATCCTGTGTGGCACACCGCAAG AGCATCGCAACATGCCGATGCAGGATGCCATGATGCTGGTTGCCCACAATTACGACACGTACAAAGTTGAAAACCGCGAGAAAGAACGCGAGGAGATTGCCAGAAAGGCTGCCAAGATGGCGGACAGCGTATTACTCCGGGAGCCCGACAGAGAGAGCCACCCTGTTTCTGTGCTCACCGCCATCACACTACTGTCTGAAAACAG ATTTGTAACGCCAGAGGAGATGGACGGTCTCATCGCCTACCTGACGGACAAGAGAACCCGGCTGCTGCGAAGCGCTGCAGACCCTCTGGCAG CTACAGTCCATGCTGCGGCTCCTGCAGCAGGACACCTGGACGTTCCGCCCTCAGCCGCAGGACTGCCGCCTGCATCCCATTCTACTCGCCCCCCCGCACAGACCGGCCACCTCGGCCTATCGGCTGCTCCGGGCGCCTCGGCGAACCCCAGCCATCAGCAGGAGCTGCAGGCTAAAATCCTCAGCCTGTTCAACAGCGGCAGCGGGGTGTCAGGAGGCACCGGCGGCCCGGCCACCGCCTCCCAGCCGCAGGCCTACAGCTCCCTTGGCCCCCCCCTGTCCCAGAACCCGGCCCGCCCACCCATGCCTGGTCCTCCTGCAGTTGGATCCCAGGGTTATGGCGCCCCACCTGGCCACATGCAAGTCCCACTCGGTGTTCAAAGACCCCCCACCTCAGCTTCAGGTATCAATTTTGACAACCCGAGCGTACAGAAAGCGCTGGACACCCTCATTCAGAGCGGCGGACCGTCCCTCAACCACCTGGTGGGCCCTGCTGCCTCACAGCAGCAACCCCCAAGGTCTGCACCCGGCATGGGCCAGATCCCGCCCATGTCCATGTATCCCCGACATTACTGA